A window of Gossypium raimondii isolate GPD5lz chromosome 7, ASM2569854v1, whole genome shotgun sequence genomic DNA:
AAAGCATCTCAACTTACCCTACATGTACTTTTTCAATGCTGAGGAGCTTTGGTTAAAGCACATATTATTTTTGAACCTAGAATCTGTTGGTCTCTCCAGCATGGATCCCCATAAAGAGAAGCCATTTTTTATTCAACAGTGAAAGTGTGGTCCACTATATTGCTCCCACTTTTCATTTTGTCTGAAATATTTGTGTCCAACACGTCTTCGAGTGTAAGAATGTAAGTTATAACTTTTCAAGATGCATGAAAGAATTGAACATACCTGtattaaacttattattttattcaatactTACACCCAGCTTGAAAATCATAGAAGGTGGTCTAATTCAAAGATGGTGTGTTCTTTCTTtaccttttatcatttttaaaggaAGATGATTATTTTGAAGGGGTAAGTATTTGCAACACAAGCATGCATCATGGAAATGAAAACATCGTAAAGGGAATAATCTTATACAAGATAGATGtattcacaaaatcatttttgTGCCTACTGAAAATGACAGCATTGCCATTGATTGATGTTCCCTTTGACTAAAGTTACTAATGTGACTTTCAAAAATCCAATCTTCAAAGGGAAGTGCTAGTGTCACGGACTTAGATTTTTCCCACacgatccgtgcggccttaggtaGCTTCTTTGCTTCCAAAAacacctaagtcagcctaactcgcAATGATAAAGGATTCAATAGAATTCCCTCAAGGCACCACGAAGAACAACAGAAGAACGAAGTAGAAACGAACGTTAAAAGATGAAcgaaagccacagaaaagcaagaacacttgagagaaaagtttgagtgaacACTCTCCAAATTCTTATTGATAACTGAATAAATTACAATGAGCAAAGatgtctctatttatagttgagcctcaaaGTACATCAAGGGCTACAATTAAaagctgtatacaattagaactctaagattacataatcatatcttcttggatcactttccatatttatcagGCTCTTGGGATGAGCTTTTAATCTCTCCAAGCACTGGGCCAGTTTGGTTGGGCTAAATGACCTCCTTCAAATACGATGGATCACACAAGTTTGTCATGGTTGCAtgctcccatgcgcaacccatgacactaGTACTTGCATTACTTTGAATGTCATGCATTAGGagctatattatttttttatatttaatttattttaaatatttgtgtttgatattataggaaaatatttttaaggatttttaaatacataaaagaaTTTGAGAATATGAAATATTCATGCCAGGCACATACTTGTACCTAACACTTACACATAACTAGGTTGTATTTAATCATTCTTATTAAAACCATTACATATAACTAAATAAAGTCATTGAAGCAACATATGATCACCAGTCAAGAGAATGTTTGTTTTTGAGCAATGTGGATAACATAAAGTTTTGTGATAATTGGGCAATGGTGATTTTCAATATGACTGGCTTCCCTTTGCAACAAAGCAGGGAGCAGGATGTCCTTAATGGTCCagatttagaattaataaaGCAAAATAAACTCTTCTTAATTCTCTAATTGcctctttctcttctttctttgcTATTATACTATATTTTAGTGGGATTCTCAAAAGCAATTCAAGTACATTGCATTTTGGAGGATAGTTTGTTGtttgtagttttttttaaatatttgaattttatttaagatatttttggaaatagatTGAGTTTAAATAATACCCgaatttacaataataaaataaattaagagatttaatatttgaatctgATGTGCCCACATGTTGACTTCACTTTCAACATATAGTTATTACATTACCATACATTATTCATGTCTAAGATATACGTTTTTCTTGTACAACTGAGAATCAAACACATGTTATTCTTGAAGAAATGAAGACCGGTTGATAGGCTACAACTTGAAATTTATCAAGAAACTATGACATCCCTAATTATTGTAATAATGATCAACAATAATATTtccaacttaattaaaattgagaTCCTTAAAAGAGTAAGGAAACCCTTTTAATACATTTAGTTACTTCTATAATCTTCTTTACTTAGattcttccattttcttttgtcttagattcttccattttcttttgtttttctatctGGTTTTGAGAGCACTTTTTCTGATTTAATGGAACATGATAATAAGTCCCTTGCTGCtctcattttatataatttgggttaaataaccatttgggcttaaactttttttcatttaaattaggctttgaatttgacaattatttttatattgaatttgataggccttaaacttagtaattattcCTATACTGGggtttgatctttttttttctaagttgACCCTTGAAAACCTTAAAGTTCAGGTCCTAATATAAGAACAATTCCCAAGTTCAAGCCCCAATGTAAGAATAATTGTCAAATTCAATGACtaacttagaaaaaaattcaaatctcaATGTGGGAACAATTGCCTAGTCCAGACACGAATGTAGGAATAATTGCCAACTTTAAAGcctaacttggataaaaaaaaaattcaaaccccaatTTGAGAATTGTTTACAAAGTTAGGCTTCAAATATTTAACCCTTTTGAATTTTAAGCATCCCTATCCTACACTCATATCCGAGAATTTGACAGTCCAAATACacaaaagaatgagaaaaaaaataaaatatggagTTGAGGGAGATATGGAGGCCCCCTCTGTCTGGCTTGTTTGTTGCATGAAAATCCACGAAAACAAAGCAAAGAAAGAGAGCTCCCATGGGCCCATTTCAATATAAAGCAAGAATGGCAAGACAATGACCTTTTCTGTTTTTAATTCTCCAAAACACACTGTTGCTTTCATCTTTTAAATATCACAAAAATTGCTTCTTAAACCATTTGCTGCCTTCTCACCCCTTCCCTTGAACCTCAACATGTTTGCTCTTAGTTCTCTATTCAATGGCTTCCAATTCTTTGTTCAAAACTTTTAAACACAATAGAAAGATTATGGGGAAGAGTGGTAGAGCTTTGAGGTGTTTCTTTGCAGTCGCCGTGCTTGTGGGAGTTGTTTGGTTATTGTTTGTTAGTATTGTAGCCAACCGAGCAACCATCACGACGAAATCGACAACGGTTTCCTCAACCGGAGATTTGAAACATTGGGAATTTGTTGTCGACGATTTCCATTTTAATTAtgtcagcaagagaagagttcCTAATGGACCTGATCCCATTCACAACAGGTATATGTTCTTGTCTCAAATAAGATGAACTCCATATCTATGATTTTggcactctttttttttttttttcatttttcttacgTACCAATGTGAGACAGAGATTCTGTGTTTCATACTCCCAATCGAGTTCGAGTATACATATAGTTAGTAATCTAATCGTAGTTCAATTGACTCTTATAAAATGCATGAAAGCTGGTGATGGTGTGTTATTCTTTTAGAAAAGCTTCTTAATTTTGAtaaggaaacaaaaataaaaagacataGGGTGAAGCACGAAACATGCATTTGACAGTCCACTCTCATTTACAATCAATTCCAATTTTagtatatacttttaaattttatgttgaaatttatatgtttcagGAGAGTATCAAAGTCTAGGCAACCACCAGGACGAGCCTAATTGTGAAAGGCCTCAAGCTTTCTGCTGATGATCATCATTGTAGAAATTTGTTTGCATATGTGTTCCTTTTTACATGTTTTTCAATGAGAATTTCATAAACCATGTACTtcaaaattttctgaaaaaaaattcaattttcttaGTGTTTTTTCTGTTTTGCTGCTATTTGAATTTGTCTTCGGGGTTTTGTAGAGTTCAAATGaagaaactttaaagaatgTGTAGATACAAGAGCGATAAATATTCCGAATTATGCTTATGGTCATGTAGGTaccctataatttttttactaaaagtcagattgtattttgtcaTCGCTACTAAAAAAAGCAAACTAGTCATCGAATGTTAAATCAAAGggcaaattgattattttgttaaaatttttatctatttctacgGTTAAAAATTGATCCCTGTACGTCATCATAAGGTGCACGTCACATGTCATGTATCACTATCTAGTCCACGTATCACTATTTAATCCAtgttagtttttaataatacaaactatttgaactaacataaaaaggactaatttatctaattttaaataaaaaaatacaaaatataatctaacttttaatacataaatctctatgatacttttaccttgTAAAGGTTATTAGTTTCTCGTTACTTTTGGAAAGAGCTtatcaaaagtacttttgaaaagcttgatttaaaatttaagtgtttagtattactgtaaaaactatttttaaaaataaaatatctattttagacATAAGATTATGAagtaaaaatatacattttaaatgttcaaatttattaatattatgatattttagtaaaaatataaaaataatttattgtaattcattattaattatttaacatatgaaatataaatttggaatataattttatatatttgaaataaatttcaataacaaatatacttaatataaaatatattagtataaataaagATTAAAGATATCATTTCGATtctaaaagtgcttttgaaaaacttaaagttaaaaatttgcttttatttttagatttaaaacacatttaaactaaaaaaaaagaagatctATTTAGTATTGCTTATAACTTGAAAAACACCttcgatctcaaaaatatttttacaaagcTTAAGTTAGTTCCATGGAGGATAAgtatgaaaaaacaaaaaaaagccTGAACTTTTGGAGGTGTCCCCACCACCATTTTTGCTTGTCCTTTGTTGATTCCTTTTAAGAGAAGGAGATTCATGGATAGGGTTTTTTTGATGAAGAACGAGGAAATAGCAGGCCAATCAAACAAAACATGTATGTATAGTGTTGAAGAAAGAATGGAGCAGATTCCAATAAAGGGTTCTTGTTCTACGTACATGATGTTCAActttttttgtaatataatctgaaatatatatttattagtagctttttgttttggattttcTATTATTTGTCTCGTGCTTCCCTCTGTTTCTCCTGCTAAATAAAGCAAACGCCAATCACTAAAGTTTGCTCACTTCTCAAAACACCTTTTCTTCCTTGAATTCTGCATTAAAATATGAcaatttgtttattgtttaataaTTCGGAGGTTGAAATGATTAGTGGTGTTTGATGAACTTAATTTCAGCTTCTGCAATTATTTTCTGTTGAGTGATGGTCTCTTTTGATACAAATTTTACAAGTATTGTTTGATAGTAATTAAACCTCAAGAGGCAACATATATGGTATAGGAGCGAGGCGCTCACGTCCGTTTAGTGGTGGTCATGTACTCACATATAGCAACTAAGGACAATTTATCAcatcaattaatattttccattaattttatataaatttgattgatataataacaaactAAACTCTCAAtgtttacatattctatcaatttggtttagattttaaaaataataatctaaatagattgtataaaattttaaatatctaaaaattcaaaacaaattcaaatatatatatgtgtgtataaatagaaaaatatgtaaaatttgatgttaaatttgttattataccaatcaaaattatgtaaaattaatgaaaaacatTAGCTCTATGATTGGTTTTCTTTAAATActcacttttgaaattgataggaattaaattgtttcaattttttaaaggaatCAATTTGcttaacatcaaaattaaaagaaaccgGAGAAGTATTTTTTCCTGATAAATGCTCACTTAAATAAGTTGGTTCTAAAAATACAACTTCAATGTTGCTAAGTCATTACCAAatgaataattctaaaaattttatgtaacaCCCATGCCTAGTCCGATTGTCAAACCTGATCTATCAAAAGCCACATTTATCACCAAAGTGACTCTCCCTTAAAACCCAATCTATCCTCCATCACACCACCATATAAACATGAAATGTATGCTTAAGTTATTCACATACAATGAAATATTGTGAAGATAAGAACACTTAACCAAGTTTCATTTAGTTACAACTTGCAAACAATAAGggtttgtgtaacaccccttacccgtattcaactccggaatagggtatgaggcattactagaatacttacacatgtaaacgtattaaaccgagttaccaaatttcattcaaatttaaactcttcaaatttttaacatgcttttataattctttataacatatcctcaaaatattatattcataacaaatagggcctacgagacccaatacttactcatgtaattcaaagctccatttccattttattcaattcacaatatttcgttttcacaattcaaattaatttctcaatcccatatatatatttcaataccacactttcatactatgaaactttatttttccatattagcttaaaccatgatcatcacatatcaaagacaaatgttcttgacatttccatcacataaatcgaattaatcaatgcaactcaatgatataatcatccatatatcattattatcatatatatatatatcaagactaaatttcttatatatttttcaacacCGCAATAGTTCCTTcggtaccaatacgtatttaccattcaatttaacatttaccgattataatcgggcatatgaccattatacacaattctttcctacattttattttcctcctcctcctctccattccacatcctttatgtataaaacatgcttaaatagcattatacataatttcactattcacttatacttaaattcaaagctatctatttgagtcagagtcactaaatcatttttatctgaagctacagagctccaaactaagatccgttaattttccctgaaactagactcacatgtattcttatcataaaattttcagaatttttgacttggccaattagtacagtttattctttaaattcacccctgtttcactgctcaacatca
This region includes:
- the LOC105768283 gene encoding CLAVATA3/ESR (CLE)-related protein 25, which gives rise to MASNSLFKTFKHNRKIMGKSGRALRCFFAVAVLVGVVWLLFVSIVANRATITTKSTTVSSTGDLKHWEFVVDDFHFNYVSKRRVPNGPDPIHNRRVSKSRQPPGRA